One genomic window of Deltaproteobacteria bacterium includes the following:
- a CDS encoding PEGA domain-containing protein, which produces MILKSTQIIAMVAGLLIFCVHAEASQESVGKICKLKKSVNVRGTARGTGEKIRIEKGASFEIVRFHVQGKRFLFEGSTGKGWIHQQRIPRICKLSTPQPPKPEPTPTPDLTPEIETQPEPSVEAPSTPLMPTPPKEEEPQAAAVAAPAPKASAMAEPGKAESPSEPAQPAMESQVEQPAPQPTQVEDDSAEAKPVVPLPEVIVAEPAWIESADKFKLAVMDVEVTAPELDPLIGESMSSVLAAELAARSRGRFDVISRGDMRMMVGQVVEAQQLGCTDPSCLMDLGKLSSAEKMVTARIAKIGEDLVFTLELVDLVNGIVIARQAASWKGDPRGLVELCRPYLARLIEGSGADQYMGQLQVLANQDEAVVHLDNIEVGATPVELYPKIPIGRHRVQVKKPGFLLFNQDVVINHRETTLLQVELVDEDSLKPWYKKWWVWTGAAALVGGSVATAILLQNRETSVTFGSE; this is translated from the coding sequence ATGATTTTGAAGAGCACGCAAATTATCGCGATGGTCGCGGGGCTACTTATCTTCTGTGTTCATGCAGAGGCTTCGCAGGAGTCCGTTGGCAAAATCTGTAAGCTAAAAAAATCGGTGAATGTGCGGGGCACAGCACGGGGCACGGGTGAGAAAATTCGTATCGAAAAGGGTGCATCATTTGAAATTGTGAGATTTCACGTTCAAGGCAAACGATTTTTATTTGAAGGCTCAACCGGCAAAGGTTGGATTCATCAGCAACGTATTCCTAGAATTTGTAAATTGAGCACACCGCAACCACCTAAACCTGAACCAACACCAACACCTGATCTTACGCCTGAAATTGAGACACAGCCCGAGCCGAGTGTCGAGGCGCCCTCAACGCCGCTAATGCCAACGCCGCCCAAGGAAGAAGAGCCTCAGGCCGCAGCCGTCGCTGCTCCAGCCCCTAAAGCTTCAGCTATGGCAGAACCCGGTAAAGCCGAGTCCCCATCCGAACCGGCTCAACCAGCCATGGAGTCTCAAGTTGAACAACCTGCGCCTCAACCGACTCAAGTAGAAGACGACTCGGCTGAGGCAAAACCCGTGGTTCCGCTACCGGAAGTGATTGTGGCTGAGCCAGCTTGGATTGAGTCCGCTGATAAATTTAAGCTTGCGGTGATGGATGTTGAGGTCACTGCACCTGAGCTTGATCCCTTGATTGGGGAATCGATGTCGTCTGTACTTGCAGCGGAGCTTGCGGCCAGAAGCCGCGGTAGATTCGACGTTATCTCTCGAGGCGATATGCGAATGATGGTTGGGCAAGTGGTGGAAGCTCAACAGCTTGGTTGCACCGATCCCTCTTGCCTGATGGACCTTGGAAAGCTTTCATCCGCCGAGAAAATGGTCACTGCACGCATCGCCAAAATTGGAGAAGACTTGGTCTTCACGCTGGAGCTGGTGGACCTCGTCAATGGCATCGTCATAGCGCGGCAAGCGGCATCCTGGAAGGGCGACCCGCGGGGTTTGGTGGAGCTGTGCCGACCTTATCTAGCGCGGCTTATCGAGGGCAGTGGCGCCGACCAATACATGGGTCAGCTTCAAGTCCTGGCCAATCAGGATGAAGCTGTTGTGCACCTAGATAACATTGAAGTTGGCGCGACCCCGGTTGAACTCTATCCTAAGATCCCGATTGGGCGGCACCGCGTCCAGGTTAAAAAGCCGGGCTTTTTGCTCTTCAATCAGGATGTGGTGATAAACCACCGGGAAACAACCTTGCTTCAAGTGGAGCTTGTGGATGAAGACAGCCTCAAGCCTTGGTACAAGAAATGGTGGGTCTGGACTGGTGCAGCAGCGCTGGTAGGAGGCTCGGTCGCCACTGCGATTTTACTACAGAATCGTGAAACCAGCGTAACTTTTGGTTCTGAGTAG